The Halomonas sp. 'Soap Lake #6' genomic sequence ATGGTCAGGAGACGTTAATTGCCACGGATATTCGACTCGGCTTTCCAGGTTTTCATCCTTTCAGTTTTACCTTAGCAACCTGGGAAGGTGACACTTGGCATCCTGTTGAAACAAGCGAGCACATAGAGATCTCTAGAGACCTGAACCTAGAAACACTACACAGGTTCGCTGCCAGGGCAACGGGGGATATCGCCGCACTGTGTGCCAGTGACTTTATTGAGCCACACTGGCGTGCAGAGCCTTTCCCTTATCGCTGCTAACACGCCAGTGCGTTCCAAACGCCAAGTAGTTACGGCGCGATGCCCTGACCACAGCCTTTGTACTGCTCGCCGCCGATAGTCAGAGTGACACGGGAGGGATAGGGCTGGCCTTTCATATCATCGAAGCACGCCCCCGACTCTATGCGTACACGGAAAAATTGTTCAGCGTTGGCATTTTCAAGTACTACCCTGCCAGCCTCATTATCCATGACACTCACCATGTAGGGCATGGTTTGCGTTTCCGTACCGTAAGCTGTCGTCCAGGTCATCACCGGTGCATCATGGGCAAGTTCAATCGACCAGCCCGGCTCATTACCACGTCCGAGGAACATCACTCCAGGGTGCTCTGCCCTGGTTGATGCTGCTCGACGCTGCCCCAGTTGGCACTGCAACTGACCACGCGGTGTTTCCACCTGAGCCTGGTCACCACGGTTCCAGAAGCTGACTTCACCATCTTGGTAGCGTGCACCACTTGCTACTATCGCCTGCGGTAAGCGCCAAGCTCCGTGCAGTGACCAAAGACGCAGGTTATCGTCGTTCACCGCTGTGACTAAGTTCTGGTTGGCGGGTTGACACTCCCAGGCGTCAAAATGCGCCGCACTGCCAGGAAACAGTACAGCAGGCAGCAACGGGGCAGTGCTATGCACTGTTGTTTTAGACGCCCCTGCAGAAGCACCAGCAGGTGCTTCTCCTGTGCTGGCACAGCCTGCCAGCGCAACCGTGGCTGCCACCGCAATCAATCCGGTTAACCGATGAGGTAAGTTAGTCATGCACCCTGCTCCCTGTTGTCATCACTGCTACTGTCAGCCTATCAACCAGCTTAACGACGCTTAAATGCCCTTAAATCCTGTGGATCAAAACTATCAACCTGCTCTGGTAAACCTAGCGCTTCACGCTTGATTTTGATCTGCATTTTTTCAGCAAGACGCTCCGCATCATCGTCGGTAGTACGGCCATTGAGCTCAGCAAGCTGTGACATACCCTGATGGTAAAACGTCACAATATCCAATGCTACGCGGTTTTCTTCTTCTACCCCTCGACGAAGAGGCTGTAGATAGCCACTGATTTGTGAGAGGTGATGCTTAAGCTGCCAGACATAGCGCATTTCGGTCATCCAGGGACGCTCGCGCAGAGCGGCAAACATCGCGCTGGTGGCCAGTAATCCTAGCAATACGCCAAGGGCATTCATCCAAAAGCTGCCGCCAAAGGTGGCGGCTAATAGCATTGAAAACAGCAGACCGAAAACCACCAGTTGCCCTGCCATCGCGATACTGATCATGCGCGCTTTGCGCCGGTAGGTGTCCGGGTCGTGCTGCTCAAGGGTGAAAGCCATGGTCAACCTCGTTATTAATAGAAGTCTCTTATGATACGGGGCTGACCAAAGCAAACAAGTAGCACTTTAAATCCAGTATGCGGGAAGTTAACAATCCCGTTAACGGGCTAGCCGTTCTGCCGCGCTTTTCAGCAGTCGTTCAGTAGCCTCCCAGCTAACACAAGCGTCAGTCACCGACACGCCATAGCGCATATTGTTTGGAGATAGCGCCTGCTTGCCTTCAAACAGATGACTTTCAAGCATTAAGCCGACTAGATTGGCATCACCTTCTTGGCGCTGTGCCAACACATTCAGCATAACCTCACTTTGGCGACGATGATCCTTACGTGCATTCGCATGGCTACAGTCCACCATTAAGCGTGGATTTTGGCCCGCATCCCGCAAGGCTTTCACCGCAGAGCGCACGTGATGGGCTTGGTAGTTTGGCTCTCCGTGGCCGCCCCGTAGCACCACATGTGTGTGGGGGTTACCAGCCGCTTGCTGCATAACCGGACGTCCTTCATTGTCGATTGCAAAGCGCTGATGAGCGTGAGCTGCCGTTTGCATGGCATCTATAGCAACCTGCACATCACCATTCGTGGCATTTTTGAAGCCCACCGCGGCGCTTAAATCACTGGCCAATTCACGATGCAGTTGCGATTCAGTAGTACGAGCACCAATCGCCACCCAGCTCAGCAGGTCGTCAAGGTACGGTGCCAACATTGGCTGTAAAAGCTCAGTGGCCACTGGCAAGCCACGCTCCGCCACCGCGTGCATTAGCTCTCGGGAGAGTGCAATGCCTCTCGACATATCGCCACTGCCGTCTAAATCAGGATCGTAGGCCAGCCCTTTCCAGCCTACCGTGGTACGCGGCTTTTCAACGTAAACACGCATGACTGGGAGTATCTGCTCGCTGATTTCATCACTGAGCGCGGCTAGCCTGTCGGCATACTCAAGCGCAGCCTCTGGATCATGAATGGAGCACGGTCCGACCACCACCAATAGGCGGCTATCCTGGCCATTTAGGATACGCTGAACTGCATGACGCTGTTGTGCAATTTGCTCACCTAACGGCGCGCTAATCGCAATACTACGACGTAGCTCTGCGGGGAGTGGTAATGGCTGAGAAACGGCCTTCGCATAGGTCGATGTAAGCGACGATACATTTGAAACGGCAGTGCAAGCTGGGCTGACATGGGCATTCATTAGATTATCTCTCCGAAAGCGTGTGACATCGCGTATGACTTCGCGTGACTAGTAGGCCACCCAAACAGGCACGGTCGGAGGTGGCAGCTTGCACCGACCGCGCGCCGCTAAATCGCCATCCATAGCCATAACCGATATAGCGGGGGGCGATGGAGTTAGCGATTGAGTGTGCGCGGTACGACATGGTGCAGCTCCTTGATGAATATCCTATGGACGGTTGAAATATCGGTAGATCTAAAACATGAGTAAATCTAAAACATTAACAAACTTGAAACGAAAGAAGCCTCGGTTGGGTTACCAACCGAGGCTTCTTTGCATGCGGCAGGCAACCGGGGCGGTGTGCCTGCTGACGCGACGTTATTAGTCGGCCAGGGACACACCGTGGCTAAACCAATACGCAGCATAAACAAATGCAGCAACATCTGTTCTGCTAGCACCACTAACACTTGCAATCTCCCACGCGCCAAACGCCGTTTCCGGTTTGGCTTGGGTCTGCTGTGGAGTGAGTGCGTTATGCATGAAATCGTTCCAATTCAGTAAGCTCGCCGAGGGCGATAAAATCTATACGCTTAATCCTGCCTGTATACGAGCAAAATGGCAACCATCATCCGCCAAATGCTTGTATCCAACCAATTGTTGCAGGCAGCGCGCTCATACTTACCAACACCACAACGCCGAGTACAATGGAAAGCAAACCAGATTCATCTTTAAAGTTGTCATCATGATGGGCCATAAAGCCTCCTCGTTGTCGTCATGGTTACGGTCTGCGCCGTATGTCACAAAGCCGTATGTCTTAAAGCTGCGCGCCACAAAGGGCTCACCATTTTAGTTGGGGCGCGGCGCGTAGGCAAATACATCCGAAAACATGCGCTTGCTGCTCAGGCCTTTTCTCTCTAAGGCATCAACACAGGCGTACACCATACCCGGCGAACCCGAGAGGTAGATATCGCAATCGCTTGGTGATATTGCCAGCCCTGTTTCAAGCCCTGTCTCAAGCCCTGTCTCAAGATCACTCTCCAGCACCAAGTCGATTCGTCCTTGATGGTGAGAAATTCGCTCGCCAGCCGCTAACGGCTCGGTAAGAGGAAACTCTGTGACTGCTTGAAAAGCAACGTTTGGGTACTGTATTGCCCACTCGCAGGCGAGATCTTCAGCATAAAGATCACGGTGTTCGCGGTTAGCCCACCACAAAGAAATAAGTCGGCCAGGCTGTTTGCTAAGTGCCGCTTCAACAATGGCTTTCATCTGAGCAAAACCAGTACCTGCGGCGATGAGCAGCAGTGGACGTTCACTTTCCGTATCCAGCACACACTCACCGCTAGGTAGGCGCACCGTTAGCTGATTAGCTACTTGCAGAAGGTCTCGCAAGCGCACCGAATTCTCGCGCTCGGGCCAGTGCTGAATATGCAGTTCAATAATGCCATCACCACGGTCAAAGCTGGCAATTGAAAATGGCACCCAAGTGTCATCGTCTAACTTGAGCTCTAAATACTGGCCAGGCGCATGCTGCATGGCTTCAACACGCCCTTCGAGCGTCACACCAAATACGTCAGGATTTAAATCTTCAACAGCGGTGACTACGCAGGTTAGCGTTTTGCACGTTAACGTCCTTGCGCTCATGAAAGCCTCTTTGTGAAAAATCATTCAACCCGCACCGCTTTATCAGCTGTGGCGAGGTGTGGGTAACGGGATATCGATGCCCAGCTCGTCCCAACGCTCGTCGACACGGGTTTTCACCGCATCATCCATCACGATAGGGGTCCCCCACTCTCGATCGGTCTCACCCGGCCACTTATTGGTGGCGTCCAACCCCATTTTGGAGCCCAGTCCGGATACCGGTGAAGCAAAGTCGAGATAGTCGATAGGCGTATTTTCCACCATCACTGTATCCCGTGCCGGGTCCATACGCGTGGTAATCGCCCACATAACATCTTCCCAGTTACGTGCATCCACATCGTCGTCCAGCACAATCACGAATTTGGTGTACATGAACTGGCGTAAGAAGCTCCACACTCCCATCATCACGCGCTTGGCATGCCCTGGGTACTGCTTCTTCATGGTGACCACAGCCATCCGGTAGGAGCAACCTTCCGGAGGCAGGTAGAAGTCGACGATTTCGGGAAACTGCTTAACCAGAATTGGGACAAATACTTCGTTAAGCGCAACGCCTAAAATGGCGGGTTCATCGGGGGGACGGCCCGTATAGGTGGAATGATAAATGGCATCCCGCCGCATGGTCATCCGCGTAACGGTGAACACTGGAAAATGATCAACCTCGTTGTAGTACCCAGTATGATCACCAAACGGTCCTTCCGCTGCCATATCGTCGGGGTAGATAAACCCTTCAAGCATAATTTCAGCAGAGGCCGGTACGTCAAGATCAGCGTGACCACACTTCACAAGTTCGGTACGAGAACCACGCAGAAGCCCAGCAAAGGCGTATTCAGAGAGGCTATCCGGCACTGGAGTCACCGCGCCTAGAATCGTCGCTGGATCAGCTCCCAGGGCCACAGCCACCGGGAAAGGCTCGCCGGGATGCTCCTTTTGAAACTCAAGGAAATCCAGCGCGCCTCCACGGTGGGATAGCCACCGCATAATCAGGCGGTTTTTACCGATTTTTTGCTGGCGATAAATCCCCAGATTCTGACGCTTTTTATGCGGACCTTTGGTAATAACTAAAGGCCAAGTAACCAAGGGCGCTGCGTCGCCAGGCCAACAATGCTGAATAGGCAAGCGACCTAGATCGACTTCGTCACCGTCATACACCACTTCCTGCACAGGAGCCCGCTTGACATTCTTAGGCCCCATGCTGAGAACTTGTTTAAAAATCGGTAGCTTATCCCAGGCGTCTTTAAGCCCTTTGGGCGGATCTGGCTCTTTAAGAAAGGCCAGTAGCTTACCGACTTCACGCAGCGCCTCTACCGAATCCTGCCCCATGCCCAAGGCAACCCGTTTGGGTGTACCAAACAGATTACCCAGCAGTGGCATATCGTGGCCCTTAACATTCTCAAACAGCAACGCAGGGCCACCCGCACGTAGGGTGCGGTCGCAAATCTCGGTAATTTCCAGGTAAGGATCAACCTCTGCTTGGATTCGCTTAAGCTCGCCCTGAGCTTCAAGCGCCGCAATAAAATCGCGCAAGTCATTATACTTCAAAGCACACTCCCCGGCTGGCTAAGGCGCTGCTAGCACTTGACAACAATTTCAGCGCTTAGCGGCGCTTCATTGCTTCAAAGAATTCCAGGTTCGTCTTGGTGTCTTTCAGACGATCAATCAAGAACTCTGTCGCGGCGGTATCTTCCATCGGGTTAAGTAGCTTGCGCAAAATCCACATGCGCTGCATTTCGTCTTCAGATGCCAACAAGTCTTCACGACGAGTGCCGCTGCGACGAATGTTAATGGCAGGGAATACACGCTTTTCAGCCAGCTTGCGATCAAGGTGCGCCTCCATGTTACCGGTGCCCTTAAACTCTTCGAAGATGACCTCGTCCATTTTCGAGCCGGTATCTACCAGCGCGGTGGCGATAATCGTCAGGCTACCGCCCTCTTCGATATTACGTGCGGCACCAAAGAAGCGTTTCGGCTTTTCAAGCGCGTGGGCGTCCACACCACCCGTCAGTACTTTGCCTGAGCTAGGCACAACGGTGTTGTAGGCACGGGCCAAGCGAGTAATAGAGTCGAGTAGAATCACCACATCTTTTTTGTGCTCAACCAGACGCTTGGCTTTTTCGATAACCATTTCTGCAACCTGCACGTGGCGGGCAGGCGGTTCATCGAAGGTAGAGGCGACCACTTCACCGCGCACGGTGCGCGACATCTCAGTGACTTCCTCTGGGCGCTCGTCGATCAGCAGTACGATCAGATGGCACTCTGGGTTATTACGCGTAATGGATGTCGCAATATTCTGCAGCATCAGCGTCTTACCCGCTTTGGGCGGAGATACCAGCAGACCACGTTGGCCTTTACCAATCGGCGCGGTCAAATCAATGATCCGAGCGGTAAGGTCTTCCGTGGAGCCGTTACCGATCTCCATGCGCATCCGGTCGTCCGGGAACAGCGGCGTTAAGTTCTCAAAGAGAATCTTATGCTTGGCATTTTCGGGACGGTCAAAGTTGATCTGGCTAACTTTGAGCAGGGCAAAGTAGCGCTCGCCTTCTTTAGGCGGGCGAATTTTGCCGGAAATGGAGTCGCCTTTACGCAGATTGAAACGACGAATCTGTGACGGCGATACGTAGATATCATCCGGTCCGGCGAGATAGGAACTGTCGGCGCTGCGCAGGAAGCCGAAGCCATCCTGAAGAATTTCCAGCACACCATCACCATAAATATCCTCACCGCTTTTTGCATGCTTTTTGAGGATGGCGAAAATGATGTCCTGCTTGCGCGAACGGGCTAAGTTGTCGATACCCATTTCGCGGGCGATATCGAGCAGCTCGGGAACGGGTTTTTGCTTGAGTTCAGTGAGATTCATCGGTGTGTTAGAAAGTTGCTCATGAAAGCTGGGCGCTAAGCGCCGGGAATAAGACAGGAGGCGAGGATATACCGCCGAGTGATGCGTTCAGAACCCCGTCTAGGCACACACTCAGATATTGAAAGCTGGGCAACCGTAACTCAGATACCAAAAAGAAGTGGCGGCATCAATGACTGCTTAGCATGAGGGTGCTAATAAACTAGTTAATCTGATTGGCACAGAAAAATGCTGTTTCAGTGGGTTATCTGACGACTTGGAAATCTGGCTGATGCCATCTAGATACGTACTGATAAATACATACTGCTAGATACATTCTGCTCGGTGTACCCGAGTAAACGCGCTTATTTGATAGACAAACAAGCTAGCTCGGATCAAGCCAGTAGTTCGATGGTAGTCAAGGCCTGCGATAAACGCAAGCCTTTGGCAATTGACAATAGTCAGAGGGCGCCGCAACCTTGGCTTAGCCACTAAGAAGGATAGCTCATGCCACAGGACATTTCGCTCCCAACCACCACTTTAAATGATGACATTGACCAAGGTGAACCACAGCGCTTAGCCGCAATAGACCTAGGCTCTAATAGCTTTCATCTACTGGTGGCCAACTACCAGAATGAACGACTCCAAGTAGTTGCCCGCATGGGGGAAAAAGTGCAGTTAGCCGCAGGGCTAGATGAGCAAGGCAGCCTAAACGAAGCTGCTATGCAAAGAGCACTAGACTGTTTAGGCCGATTCGCACCCTTCTTAAAGGATATCGAAGAGGCCAATCTACGCGTAGTGGGCACCAACGCGCTACGCGATGCCGATAATAGTCAAACCTTTATCGAGCGCGCCGAGGCACAGCTCGGCCACCCAATCGAAATTATTGCTGGCCGTGAAGAGGCTCGCCTGATTTATTTGGGGGCTGCTCACGCATTGGCGGAAAATGGCCGTCGTTTAATTGTCGATATCGGCGGAGGATCCACCGAGTTTATTATTGGCGAAGCCTTTGAGCCCAAAGCGTTAGAAAGCCTGAGAATGGGTTGCGTAACCTTTAGTGGTCGTTTTTTCCCTGATGGAGAGCTAAGCGAGAAACGCATGCGCCGTGCTGAGCTGGCCGCCCTTTCGGAATTAGCCAACATCCAGCGCCCCTACCAACGCTTAGGCTGGGATGACCCAGTGGGCTCTAGCGGCACCATTAAAGCGGCTGCCAGCGTGCTGCATGCCTACGGGGATACTCCCCAGGAGGGCGTTATTACCCGTAGCGGGCTAAAAAAGCTACGCGAGCGACTGCTCAAATGTAAGCAATTGGATAAAGTCGAGCTCGATGGCCTAAAGCCCGACCGAGCAAAAGTGTTCCCAGCAGGTATTGCCATACTTTGCGCAGTCTTTGAAGCCTTCAATCTCACGCAGATGCGTTTTGCCGACGGCGCTCTACGAGAAGGTGTGCTATATGACATGGCCGGGCGCAATAGCGCCGAGGACACCCGCTCCAAAACGCTGGAAATGCTCAAACGGGTTTACGATGTGGACACACGGCAAGCAGAGAATGTCGCAGATACAGCAGCGCGACTCTTTGCCAAAGTTAAGCAGCCCTGGGGGCTAACAAAGCAGCAGGGCCACTACTTGCAGTGGGCAAGCAACGTGCATGAAATTGGCCTGGCCATTTCCCATAGCCAGTTCCATCGTCATGGTGCTTACTTGCTGGAGCATTCAGATCTCGCTGGTTTTTCACGTCCAGAGCAGCGCTTACTCGCATTTTTAGTACGCGCCCACCGGCGTAAATTCCCGCTAAAAGAGTGGCAGGCCCTCCCCGCCGCACAGCAAGCAAGCAGCGCTAAGCTTGCCCGCTTATTGCGTTTGGCTGTGTTAATTAACCATTCACGGCCAGAAAGCGCCCCACCGCTGCCAGACATTAGCACAGGGGGAGCGGCGCTCACCATTACGCTGCCCGCCAGCGATGAACCTACACTGCTAAGTACCGATATAGAGCAGGAGCAGACGTATATGGCAGCAGCTGGATTTACACTTACCGTGCTGGAGTAGTCACAAAAACAACGTCCTTCGCCTGCCATAGTACCCGGTCAGGCGGTTGTAGAACGCCAACACACGCATCGCCCTCAAGCACCACCACCAACCGCATACGCTCCCACGGCGGCAGCTCGCTCTCTTGCAGCAGCCGCTTTACATCCCGGCGGCCACGCCCTGGTAAGTTGATGACTTCTCCCCCCTGGCGCCAGCGCAGTGTCACCGAGCGGGCCATGGGCATTGAAACGTTAAGCTCTCCCAGAGGGGTGGGCAGCCCCGGCTGACCATCCCAAACGGTTTCCCAGGCTGGCAATGGCTGTAGAGCAGGCATCAAGTAGAGGCGCTGCCGCCATATCCTGGCCTCAACCCCCTGCCACTCCAGCTTAACCTGTGCATCATTGGCTGCTGCTAGCTGTGCCAGCAAGCTTTCTAAGCGCTTTTGAGGCGGAGTGGGGAAGCCTAACTGTTGGCAAAGGGTGCGTACCAATAGACGCTGGCGGGGTACGCTATGCTGGCTTAGCGCGGCAGCATCGAGACTGTTTGTACCAGTAGCGAGGCTGGACAGCTCATTCGTCGCGTACTCGGCTAATAACTGGTCAGCCTCCCCTGCGTGCTGGGCACTTTTTGCCAGCGAGTATGCCGCCTCTGGCCAGCGCTCTTGAAGCAGTGGCATCACCAGGTGGCGCAGTCGATTGCGGTCGAAGGCTACATCACGATTGGTGGGGTCTTCACACCAGCTTAGCGCCAACCCATGGGCAGCGTCAGTAAGGGTCTGTCTACTGACACTCAGCCAAGGGCGCAGCAGCGTAATACCTTGCCATTCGCGCCGGTAGGGCATGCCTGCCAAGCCACGAATGCCACTGCCGCGCAGCGCGGCCAGAAGCAGCGTCTCCGCTTGGTCATCCTGGTGCTGGGCCAACCAGAGCGTATCGCCAGCAGGAATGTGCTGTATAAACGCCTGATAGCGCACGCGTCGTGCAGCTGCCTCTAGCCCCTCGCCATTGGCATCCACAACGACGTTAGCAGTCACTAACGATACGCCCAGCGCATCACATAGTGTCTGGCAGTGCGCTGCGAAGGCGTTAGCCGCCGACTGCAAGCCATGATTGATGTGAATAGCGTGCAGCGTGCGCCCCGCATTTTGACAAACCTGAGCAGCCAACGTCAGCAATAACGAGGAGTCCAACCCGCCAGAAAGCGCCACCCAAATAGTACGCCCCGGCGGGGTTTCCGCCAGGGCGTTGTTTAGCAAGCGTAGCAGCGGCTTAGGCAGCTGGGGCGCCATAGCTCATTAGGCGCTTGTAGCGACGCTCAAGTAGCGCATCGCTATCTAGGCTTTGTAGGCGATCAAGGCTGCCCGTCAATGCTTCTTTAACACGCTCAGCGGTGGTCAACGGGTGGCGATGCGCGCCGCCCAGAGGCTCTTTGATCAGTTCGTCTACAAAGCCCAGCTCTTTCAGACGCTCAGCGGTGATCCCCATCGCCTGGGCAGCATCAGACGCTTTTTCGGCGCTCTTCCACAGGATAGAGGCACAGCCTTCAGGGGAGATCACCGAATAGGTGGAGTACTGCAGCATATGCAGCTCGTCACACACGCCAATAGCTAACGCGCCACCTGAGCCACCTTCGCCAACAACGGAAGAAATAATCGGCGTTTTTAATCGCGACATAACGGCCAGGTTGTAGGCAATGGCCTCAGACTGGCCACGCTCTTCTGCATCAATACCGGGGTAAGCCCCAGGCGTATCAATAAACGTCAGAATAGGCATCTTAAAGCGCTCGGCCATTTCCATCAGACGGCAGGCTTTACGGTAGCCTTCAGGACGCGGCATGCCGAAGTTGCGACGCACTTTCTCTTTTACATCGCGACCTTTTTGATGACCAATAACCATCACTGGTTGATCGTTCAAGCGGGCAATACCACCCACTAACGCAGCGTCATCAGCAAAATTACGGTCGCCGTGCAACTCATCAAAATCGGTAAAAATATACTCAAGATAATCCAGCGTGTAAGGACGCTGGGGGTGGCGGGAGATCTGGGAAACCTGCCAGGGGGTTAAATCCTTGAAGATCGATTCCGTTAACTTGCGACTTTTCTCCTCCAGCCGTGAAATTTCATCGGAGAGATTTACCTGGCTGTCGGAACTGACCAAACGCAGCTCCTCAATTTTTGCCTGAAGTTCGGCAATGGGCTGTTCAAAATCGAGATAGTTAGGATTCATCGGCTCTGCCTGTAAGCTGCCTATAAAAAAAAGAAGCCTTGTCGAAACGAGCATCTAATGGGGTGTATTATCGCACCCTAACCCTGCCACGCAAGGCAATGCCTATTCAATTACTGGTTAGCTGCCACCCAGATAACATGGCAGCCTATCTATTCTTAGCAATACTTTAACGGTAACGTAGCTGCACGCCTGCCTGCCCTTGGACATCGCGAAGCGCCAGCAGTAAGTCATCGCTGGGGGCTACCTTCCACTCATCTGCTAGCTCCAGCCAAGCCACCGCGTCAGGATGGCGGTATTGCAAACGCACGGGCAGGCCCGCTGCATCTCGGTAGGGAGTAAGGCTATCACGAAGACTCTCCACCAAACGGCCATTAATCTGCCCCGCATCCAGCGCCAGCTCAACCGCCTGCCCGTAACGTATTCGCGCAGTGACCATAGGAGTTACGTCTTTGCCACGCAGACGCAAGCCACCAGAGAAGTCGTCGTTTGACACCTCCCCCTCAACAATGATCACCTGGTCAGACTCGATCTGGCCACGCAGTTGCTCAAACACGTCACCAAACAGTGAAGCTTCAATCCGCCCAGTGCGGTCATCTAGAGTGATAAACGCCATGGTGTCACCACGCTTGGACTTCATAGTACGCATGGCCACCACCAACCCAGCCACCCGTTGCGGCTCACGGGAAGGTTTTAAATCGCTAATACGTGTTGAAACAAAACGCTTCAGCTCCCGCTCATACTCATCAATGGGGTGACCGGTTAGGTAGAGCCCCAGAGTGTCTTTTTCCCCAGAAAGCCGCTCACGATCGGTCCATTCACGAGCGTGGCGATACTCAGCATAAGCATCGCTCTCTTCCTCTTCTGCAGCAAAAGCATCGCCGAACATATCCAGCATACCCAGATTCTGATTGGCATGGTTCTGGGCAGCGGCTTTCAGCGCGTCTTCCATAGCGGCGGCTAGCACCGCCCTGTTTGGCCCTAATGTATCCAGTGCGCCCGAGCGAATCAGCGCTTCCAGAGTGCGCTTGTTCATCCGTTTAGGGTCGAGGCGGCGACAGAAATCAAACAGATCCTTGAATGGGCCGTCAGCGCTACGGGCTTCCACAATGGCGCCAATCGGGCCCTCGCCAACACCACGAATAGCGCCTAAGCCATATACCACACGGCCTTCGGTATCTACGGTGAACTTGTAGCCACCGACGTTGACATCCGGTGGTGTCACGGTGAGCTTAAGGTTGCGGCACTCCTCAATTAGCGGCACCACTTTA encodes the following:
- a CDS encoding acetyl-CoA carboxylase carboxyltransferase subunit alpha; translation: MNPNYLDFEQPIAELQAKIEELRLVSSDSQVNLSDEISRLEEKSRKLTESIFKDLTPWQVSQISRHPQRPYTLDYLEYIFTDFDELHGDRNFADDAALVGGIARLNDQPVMVIGHQKGRDVKEKVRRNFGMPRPEGYRKACRLMEMAERFKMPILTFIDTPGAYPGIDAEERGQSEAIAYNLAVMSRLKTPIISSVVGEGGSGGALAIGVCDELHMLQYSTYSVISPEGCASILWKSAEKASDAAQAMGITAERLKELGFVDELIKEPLGGAHRHPLTTAERVKEALTGSLDRLQSLDSDALLERRYKRLMSYGAPAA